The Rhodoferax sediminis genome has a segment encoding these proteins:
- a CDS encoding ABC transporter substrate-binding protein encodes MKKAFAASTCALFASLAVCGASAQNVKPFRIGVLNDQSSVYSTIGGKGAQLAVEMAVADFGGKVLGRPIEVLSADHQNKVDVATGIAREWMESKDVQAIFDLQNSAVALAVIPLVQKANRIAIVSGGASSEITGKACTPVSFHWTYDTYSLSRVLPRALIASGKKNWYLIDSDYAAGAALERDVAGAVEQFGGKVVGKVKVPLGATNFASTMLAAQGSKADVIMLGGAGADLINQVKQAREFGISEQQVLATPYANIIDVHALGLAAAQGLYVSEPFYWDLNDETRAWSKRFIAKMGVPATSFQAGNYSAALHYLKAVAAAGTSDGLKVADAMRRMPINDMMTKNGQIRADGRVVRDLYLFQVKSPAKSKYKFDYYETRATVAGADAFRPLAESECPLVKR; translated from the coding sequence ATGAAGAAAGCCTTTGCCGCCTCCACCTGCGCGTTGTTCGCATCGCTCGCGGTATGCGGGGCTAGCGCTCAGAATGTCAAGCCGTTCCGTATCGGCGTGCTGAACGACCAGTCCTCGGTCTATTCGACCATCGGCGGCAAGGGCGCCCAGCTCGCGGTGGAGATGGCGGTGGCGGACTTCGGCGGCAAGGTGCTCGGGCGCCCGATCGAAGTGCTTTCGGCCGACCACCAGAACAAGGTCGACGTCGCGACGGGCATCGCTCGCGAATGGATGGAGTCCAAGGACGTGCAGGCCATCTTCGACCTGCAGAACTCCGCCGTGGCGCTGGCCGTGATCCCGCTGGTGCAAAAGGCCAATCGCATCGCCATCGTCTCGGGCGGCGCCTCCTCCGAGATCACCGGCAAGGCCTGCACTCCGGTGTCCTTCCACTGGACCTATGACACCTACTCGCTGTCGCGCGTGCTGCCGCGGGCGCTGATTGCCAGCGGGAAGAAGAACTGGTACCTCATCGATTCCGACTATGCGGCGGGCGCCGCGCTGGAGCGCGATGTCGCGGGCGCCGTGGAACAGTTTGGCGGCAAGGTGGTCGGCAAGGTGAAGGTGCCGCTGGGTGCGACGAACTTCGCCTCGACGATGCTCGCTGCACAAGGCTCCAAGGCAGACGTAATCATGCTGGGCGGTGCCGGCGCCGACCTGATCAACCAGGTCAAGCAGGCGCGCGAGTTCGGCATCAGTGAACAGCAGGTGCTGGCGACGCCCTACGCCAATATCATCGACGTGCACGCGCTCGGCCTGGCGGCGGCCCAGGGCCTGTATGTGAGCGAGCCTTTCTATTGGGACCTGAACGACGAAACCCGGGCGTGGTCCAAGCGCTTCATCGCCAAGATGGGTGTACCGGCCACCAGTTTTCAGGCCGGCAACTACAGCGCGGCCCTGCACTACCTGAAGGCGGTGGCCGCCGCCGGTACCTCGGACGGACTCAAGGTGGCTGACGCTATGCGGCGCATGCCGATCAACGACATGATGACGAAGAACGGGCAGATCCGCGCCGACGGCCGCGTCGTTCGCGATCTCTACCTGTTCCAGGTGAAGTCGCCGGCGAAATCCAAGTACAAGTTCGACTATTACGAGACGCGCGCCACTGTTGCCGGTGCCGATGCCTTTCGCCCGCTCGCCGAAAGCGAGTGCCCGCTGGTCAAGCGCTGA
- a CDS encoding amidohydrolase family protein, producing MRCQKTLMETHVTSSQPATRFGQLYAPNEDWLKLGRREPALEPDLTIIDTHTHLWDGAYAGTDRYFVEQFARDAAESGHNVEATVYVECHSMYRAHGPEHLKPVGEIEFAVGMAAMAASRKYTATRVAAAIVGYADLTQGERTRETLEAQIEAANGRFRGVRQRSKWDPDPVVRGAVCADGPGLYLEPAFGRGLDLLASLGLAFEASVYHPQIPDITAMARAHSGATILVNHSGSPVGHCGYAGREAENHAQWLRDMRELARCPNVCVKMGGVLMHLANYDYIGADRPVTSKELAALWRPYIEPCIELFGADRCMVESNFPVDKAGFSYGTVWNMFKRITAGCSPDEKRKIFAETARRVYRIERE from the coding sequence TTGCGCTGCCAAAAAACCCTGATGGAGACCCACGTGACCTCGTCGCAACCCGCCACCCGCTTCGGCCAGCTCTATGCCCCCAACGAGGATTGGCTCAAGCTGGGCCGGCGCGAGCCGGCGCTGGAACCGGACCTGACTATCATCGACACACACACGCACCTCTGGGATGGCGCGTATGCCGGGACGGACCGCTATTTCGTCGAGCAATTTGCCCGCGATGCGGCCGAGTCGGGCCACAACGTCGAAGCCACCGTCTACGTCGAGTGCCACTCCATGTACCGCGCCCACGGCCCGGAGCACTTGAAGCCGGTGGGCGAGATCGAGTTCGCCGTCGGCATGGCGGCCATGGCGGCGAGCCGGAAGTACACGGCCACTCGCGTGGCCGCCGCGATCGTCGGCTACGCGGACCTCACCCAGGGCGAACGCACCCGGGAAACGCTCGAGGCGCAGATCGAAGCGGCGAACGGCCGGTTCCGCGGCGTCCGGCAGCGCTCCAAATGGGATCCCGATCCGGTGGTGCGCGGGGCCGTGTGCGCGGACGGCCCCGGCCTCTATCTGGAGCCGGCGTTCGGCCGCGGGCTGGACCTGCTGGCGTCCCTCGGCCTGGCCTTCGAGGCCAGCGTGTACCACCCACAGATTCCCGACATCACGGCGATGGCGCGCGCCCACTCCGGCGCCACCATCCTGGTGAATCACTCCGGCAGTCCGGTAGGCCATTGTGGCTATGCCGGCCGCGAGGCCGAGAACCACGCGCAATGGCTGCGCGACATGAGGGAGCTGGCGCGCTGCCCGAATGTCTGCGTCAAGATGGGCGGCGTGCTGATGCACCTGGCCAACTATGACTACATCGGGGCCGACCGGCCCGTCACCTCGAAGGAACTGGCCGCCTTGTGGCGCCCTTATATCGAGCCCTGCATCGAGCTGTTCGGGGCCGACCGCTGCATGGTCGAATCGAACTTCCCCGTCGACAAGGCCGGCTTCAGCTACGGCACGGTGTGGAACATGTTCAAGCGGATCACCGCGGGCTGCTCGCCCGACGAGAAGCGCAAGATCTTCGCCGAGACGGCTCGGCGCGTGTACCGCATCGAGCGGGAGTGA
- a CDS encoding Bug family tripartite tricarboxylate transporter substrate binding protein — protein sequence MKNAIVRTLGLLAALALPLSPVVAQEPAPPLHLVVPYSAGGTTDALARLLQKSLADVLKRTVIVDNKPGASGTIGTEFVARAAPDGNTIVFGNQGPNAIVPAVRKTPYDPINDLRPLTTVAFMPLVLTVPAERGPKTLKEFMAQARRPGAKMNYGSSGIGSFAHLTGYEFARLGNLDLTHVPYKGGAGVVTALLAGDIQGSFLTAMEATPLMQSGKMRVLAVGSPKRVATLPDVPAVAEEIPGFDSVIWFAVFAPKGTSDEIAEKLRAAVVQAVNRPEYQNYLAQRNSEGRTTTPQELTDIIRHDMQHWGDVVRRGNIPM from the coding sequence ATGAAAAACGCCATCGTCCGCACCCTGGGGCTGCTCGCCGCCCTCGCGCTGCCCCTCTCTCCCGTCGTGGCCCAGGAGCCCGCGCCTCCGCTGCACCTGGTGGTGCCCTACTCGGCCGGCGGCACCACAGACGCCCTTGCGCGCCTGCTGCAGAAGTCCTTGGCCGACGTGCTCAAGCGCACCGTCATCGTCGACAACAAGCCGGGGGCCTCCGGTACCATAGGCACCGAGTTTGTCGCTCGCGCGGCGCCCGACGGCAACACCATCGTGTTCGGCAACCAGGGGCCCAATGCGATCGTGCCGGCGGTGCGCAAGACGCCCTACGACCCCATCAACGACTTGCGGCCCCTCACCACCGTGGCCTTCATGCCCTTGGTGCTGACGGTGCCGGCCGAGCGTGGGCCGAAGACCCTCAAGGAGTTCATGGCGCAGGCGCGCAGGCCGGGCGCGAAGATGAACTACGGCTCTTCCGGGATCGGCTCCTTCGCCCACCTCACGGGCTACGAGTTCGCGCGCCTGGGCAACCTGGACCTGACCCACGTGCCGTACAAGGGCGGCGCAGGCGTCGTCACGGCGCTGCTCGCCGGCGACATCCAGGGCAGCTTCCTCACGGCCATGGAGGCCACGCCCCTGATGCAGTCGGGCAAGATGCGCGTGCTGGCGGTCGGGTCGCCTAAGCGCGTGGCCACGCTGCCGGACGTACCCGCCGTGGCCGAGGAGATCCCCGGGTTCGACAGCGTGATCTGGTTCGCGGTGTTCGCGCCGAAGGGCACCAGCGACGAGATCGCCGAGAAGCTGCGCGCCGCGGTCGTGCAGGCGGTGAACCGCCCCGAGTACCAGAACTACCTGGCGCAGCGCAACTCGGAAGGTCGCACGACGACGCCCCAGGAACTGACGGATATCATCAGGCACGACATGCAGCATTGGGGCGATGTCGTGCGCCGGGGCAACATCCCCATGTGA
- a CDS encoding LysR substrate-binding domain-containing protein, with protein MELRHLRYFVAAAEEEHFGRASHRLHVSRPAVSQMVADLEEELGIMLFERMAQRVKLTAAGRALLPQFQTIIGDLHQAVALAKRVGEGKTGVLNIGYGSLTLLHPLFRAAMKRFHETYPEVTLSLFEIPTSEQPKALAEGKIHAGFMHFGPKSGAGRPRRAPGAVPQDETVLENLRIQSGGLGVVVPHDHALAPRKSVSLAELSKERFVVVPRSSVSPGYGPLYALCQKAGFQPQIVQEVGSIASQLNLVSVGMGIGLTVTGKNFNYPASLAVIPLKDVNYTTTFALGWVKGRTEPVLDRLVAIVKELAT; from the coding sequence ATGGAACTGAGGCACCTTCGTTATTTCGTCGCCGCGGCGGAAGAGGAGCATTTCGGCCGCGCCTCCCATCGGCTGCACGTCTCCCGCCCAGCCGTGTCGCAGATGGTCGCCGACCTGGAGGAGGAACTCGGCATCATGCTGTTCGAGCGCATGGCGCAGCGGGTGAAGCTCACCGCGGCCGGCCGCGCGCTGCTGCCGCAGTTCCAGACGATCATTGGCGACTTGCACCAGGCGGTCGCCCTGGCGAAGCGGGTGGGCGAGGGCAAGACCGGCGTGCTGAACATCGGCTACGGCTCGCTCACGCTGCTGCACCCGCTGTTCCGCGCGGCGATGAAGCGCTTCCACGAGACCTACCCGGAGGTCACGCTGTCGCTGTTCGAGATCCCCACCTCCGAACAACCCAAGGCGCTGGCGGAAGGCAAGATTCACGCGGGCTTCATGCACTTCGGGCCGAAGTCGGGCGCCGGCCGGCCGCGGCGGGCGCCTGGCGCGGTGCCGCAGGACGAGACGGTGCTTGAGAACCTGCGCATCCAGTCGGGCGGCCTGGGCGTCGTCGTGCCCCACGACCATGCGCTGGCGCCGCGTAAGTCGGTGTCGCTGGCCGAGCTGAGCAAGGAACGCTTCGTGGTCGTTCCGCGTTCCAGCGTGAGCCCCGGCTACGGCCCCCTCTACGCGTTGTGCCAGAAGGCCGGCTTCCAGCCGCAGATCGTGCAGGAGGTGGGGTCCATCGCATCCCAGCTGAACCTGGTGTCCGTCGGCATGGGCATCGGCCTCACCGTAACCGGCAAGAACTTCAACTACCCCGCCAGCCTGGCCGTCATCCCGCTGAAGGACGTGAACTACACGACCACCTTCGCGCTCGGCTGGGTGAAGGGCCGCACCGAGCCCGTGCTGGACCGGCTGGTCGCGATCGTCAAGGAACTCGCAACATGA
- a CDS encoding MmgE/PrpD family protein translates to MALLHELSKYAVAEVGRTARREITRHAKRAVLDWLAATYPGTRCAPALQLVQACRDELGVGASSVVGFGTTSFPATAAWINGSASHAVEFDDIYREAVYHPGSPTVAAALAIAEARDASGGELLAAVVVGYEVATRIGAALQPSHVRRFHATGTIGCLGAAVAAAVLLRPRDAQAVRHAMATAATFASGLQQALRSEAMTKPLHAGHAAAVGVRAAQAAAHGVTGAADILEAELGLGAVMAEQTDWSRATQGLGESYHIARVTHKVHACCGHIFPAIDAALALRARHGIDAGRIAAIHVASYPQAVEATGRFEPRTPYEAKFSLPYAVSHALVHGSVGLDAFASERLASAEVRALMRLCTLEAVPELGQRFPSRRDTRVTIRTTDGAEFAEFRAFRRGDPEFPLADAELDAKFEALSAPVIGAARAQALRAQVWRLDELRVRDLRLALDNRQ, encoded by the coding sequence ATGGCCCTGTTGCACGAGCTTTCAAAATACGCTGTGGCAGAAGTGGGCCGCACGGCGCGGCGCGAGATCACCCGCCATGCCAAGCGCGCCGTGCTCGACTGGCTGGCGGCAACCTACCCGGGCACCCGCTGCGCCCCGGCGCTGCAACTGGTGCAAGCCTGCCGCGACGAACTCGGTGTGGGCGCCAGCAGTGTCGTCGGCTTCGGCACCACGTCCTTCCCTGCGACGGCAGCTTGGATCAACGGCAGCGCCTCGCATGCCGTGGAGTTCGACGACATCTACCGCGAGGCGGTGTACCACCCGGGAAGTCCCACGGTGGCAGCGGCGCTGGCGATCGCGGAGGCGCGCGACGCGAGCGGCGGCGAACTGCTGGCCGCCGTCGTTGTCGGCTACGAGGTCGCCACCCGCATCGGCGCGGCCCTGCAGCCTTCGCACGTGCGCCGTTTTCATGCCACCGGCACCATCGGCTGCCTGGGCGCCGCCGTTGCCGCAGCAGTGCTGCTGCGCCCCCGCGATGCGCAGGCGGTGCGGCACGCCATGGCCACCGCCGCCACTTTCGCCTCGGGCCTGCAGCAGGCCTTGCGCTCCGAGGCGATGACCAAGCCGCTGCATGCGGGGCACGCTGCGGCCGTGGGCGTGCGGGCGGCGCAGGCCGCCGCACACGGGGTCACGGGCGCGGCCGATATCCTGGAAGCGGAGCTGGGACTGGGCGCAGTGATGGCCGAGCAGACCGACTGGTCGCGGGCGACCCAGGGGCTGGGCGAGAGCTACCACATCGCGCGCGTGACGCACAAGGTGCATGCCTGTTGCGGGCACATTTTCCCCGCCATCGATGCCGCCTTGGCCTTGCGTGCGCGGCACGGGATCGATGCAGGGCGGATTGCGGCGATTCACGTCGCAAGCTATCCGCAGGCGGTGGAGGCCACCGGCCGCTTCGAGCCGCGCACGCCGTACGAGGCCAAGTTCAGCCTGCCCTATGCGGTGAGCCACGCGCTGGTGCATGGGTCGGTGGGGCTGGATGCCTTCGCATCGGAGCGGCTGGCCAGCGCCGAAGTTCGCGCGCTGATGCGGCTGTGCACGTTGGAAGCGGTTCCTGAACTGGGCCAGCGGTTCCCCTCCCGCCGCGACACGCGGGTCACGATCCGCACCACGGATGGCGCGGAGTTCGCCGAATTCCGCGCGTTCCGCCGCGGGGATCCCGAGTTCCCGCTGGCCGATGCCGAACTGGACGCCAAATTCGAGGCGCTCAGCGCGCCCGTGATCGGCGCAGCGCGCGCCCAGGCCTTGCGCGCGCAAGTGTGGCGGCTCGACGAACTGCGCGTGCGCGACTTGCGCCTCGCGCTGGACAACCGGCAGTGA
- a CDS encoding Bug family tripartite tricarboxylate transporter substrate binding protein — MKRRNFCALIVTLAASASPALQAQEKYPSRPIRIIVPFTAGGVGDTVARIISQPLGELLGQSVIVENRPGGDSVTGTEYAARMPPDGYTILQVSTPQTINMVLREKPRYDLLRDFAPVARVAGSTLVLVVPATASPRSVADLIAYGKTKPGGLSYGSGAVGSVGHLSGELLKRAGGVTALHVPYKGNSAVIPDLVGGRLDFFFASQPEAVQGVAGGHLRALAVTATRRVPTFPDVPTMIESGFPGFDPASNYGYLVPAGTPAPVVRQLGDAIGKVVASPAVQERFQALGLTSSFGGPDELAATLKGEIARWGQVVKAANIRPE; from the coding sequence ATGAAACGTCGCAATTTCTGCGCGCTGATCGTCACCCTGGCGGCCAGCGCATCCCCGGCCTTGCAGGCGCAGGAGAAATATCCGTCCAGGCCGATCCGCATCATCGTGCCCTTCACGGCCGGCGGCGTGGGCGACACGGTGGCGCGCATCATCAGCCAGCCGCTGGGCGAGCTGTTGGGGCAGAGCGTGATCGTCGAGAATCGCCCGGGCGGCGACAGCGTCACCGGGACCGAATACGCGGCCAGGATGCCGCCGGACGGCTACACCATCCTGCAGGTCTCGACGCCGCAGACGATCAACATGGTGCTGCGCGAAAAGCCGCGCTACGACTTGCTGCGCGATTTCGCGCCGGTGGCGCGCGTCGCCGGATCCACCCTGGTCCTGGTGGTTCCCGCCACCGCTTCGCCTCGCAGCGTTGCGGACCTCATCGCCTACGGCAAGACCAAGCCGGGCGGCCTGAGTTACGGCTCGGGCGCGGTCGGTTCGGTGGGCCACCTGTCCGGGGAACTGCTCAAGCGAGCCGGCGGGGTCACGGCGCTGCACGTGCCGTACAAGGGAAATTCGGCGGTGATTCCCGACCTTGTCGGCGGCCGGCTGGATTTCTTCTTCGCCTCCCAGCCGGAGGCCGTGCAGGGGGTGGCGGGCGGCCACCTGCGCGCGCTCGCCGTGACTGCGACCCGCCGCGTGCCGACCTTTCCCGACGTACCCACCATGATCGAATCGGGCTTCCCGGGCTTCGACCCAGCCAGCAACTATGGCTACCTGGTCCCGGCTGGCACGCCGGCGCCGGTCGTCAGGCAACTGGGCGATGCCATCGGGAAGGTTGTGGCTTCGCCGGCCGTGCAGGAACGCTTCCAGGCCCTGGGCCTCACGTCCAGCTTCGGCGGCCCCGATGAACTCGCGGCCACCTTGAAAGGCGAGATCGCGCGCTGGGGCCAGGTGGTCAAGGCGGCGAATATCCGGCCCGAGTAG
- a CDS encoding iron-containing alcohol dehydrogenase family protein, whose amino-acid sequence MTQETAPSFQHLAAELRLYCGEDSLAALARELKRNGCRRAVVVSGRSVARSGAMDLLRNALGPVLVGESQSVQPNSPVPAVEEVARVLEANEANAVIAVGGGSAAVTARAAAILLAERKPAQELCTRRLPDGRFDSPRLDAPKLPQFVLPTTPSTAFVKAGSAVHDAATGQRLALFDPKTRAKALFLHPAFLRTAPVALVREATLNTLSTAVEALESPQCDPVSEAMLMHTLRLIARNLDRLEQDETAGREYLAIAAVLCGRGTEQAGGGLSSVLAHAIGHRAHVSNGVVNAIVLPYTMRFNALATQQTTPRIADSLGHGQTGAAADVLESLLAKLPIAHRLRDIGITEADLDVIAQAAMGDFFVSRSPRRVQGVADVRGILDAAW is encoded by the coding sequence ATGACGCAGGAAACCGCTCCGTCCTTCCAGCACCTCGCGGCCGAACTGCGGCTGTACTGCGGCGAGGACAGCCTCGCGGCGCTGGCCCGGGAGCTGAAGCGCAATGGCTGCAGGCGCGCGGTCGTGGTGAGCGGCCGTTCGGTGGCCCGCTCCGGCGCGATGGACCTGCTGCGCAACGCGCTGGGTCCCGTGCTGGTCGGCGAATCCCAGTCGGTGCAGCCGAACAGCCCGGTACCGGCGGTGGAGGAGGTCGCGCGCGTGCTGGAGGCGAACGAGGCCAATGCGGTGATCGCAGTTGGCGGCGGCTCGGCGGCCGTCACGGCGCGCGCCGCCGCCATCCTGCTGGCGGAGCGAAAGCCCGCGCAGGAACTCTGCACGCGGCGGCTGCCCGATGGCCGGTTCGACAGCCCGCGGCTGGATGCCCCCAAGCTGCCGCAGTTCGTGCTGCCCACCACGCCCAGCACGGCCTTCGTGAAGGCCGGCAGCGCGGTGCACGACGCTGCGACGGGCCAGCGGTTGGCGCTGTTCGACCCCAAGACACGCGCGAAGGCGCTGTTCCTGCACCCGGCGTTCCTGCGCACGGCGCCGGTTGCGCTGGTGCGGGAGGCGACGCTCAACACCTTGTCGACGGCGGTGGAGGCGCTGGAGTCGCCGCAGTGCGATCCTGTTTCCGAGGCCATGCTGATGCACACGCTGCGGCTGATCGCGCGCAACCTGGACCGCCTGGAGCAGGACGAGACCGCCGGGCGCGAATACCTCGCGATCGCAGCCGTGCTCTGCGGACGCGGCACGGAGCAGGCGGGCGGCGGCCTCTCGTCCGTGCTGGCCCATGCCATCGGTCACCGCGCTCATGTGTCGAACGGCGTCGTGAACGCGATCGTGCTGCCCTACACCATGCGCTTCAATGCGCTGGCAACGCAGCAGACGACGCCGCGCATCGCCGACAGCCTGGGCCACGGCCAGACGGGCGCAGCGGCGGACGTGCTCGAATCCCTGCTCGCGAAGCTGCCCATTGCGCACCGGCTGCGCGACATCGGCATCACCGAGGCGGATCTCGACGTCATCGCGCAGGCGGCCATGGGCGATTTCTTCGTCAGCCGCAGCCCGCGGCGGGTGCAGGGCGTGGCAGATGTGCGCGGGATCCTCGACGCAGCCTGGTAG
- a CDS encoding NAD(P)-dependent oxidoreductase: MSKQAREKTVAFVGLGQMGGPMAENLLKKGHAVVVYDIDKRKVSRFVELGAQAATGPADAARQACVLISMVDTTAQMEEVIAGPDGFIQAAQAGDVVISMSTIDLMALRRLHPKLMQKGVELLDSPVTGMEKGAKEGVLNAYVGGDAAALEKVRPVLASMATKITHFGAIGQGLAMKLINNMLFQVNRVLIMEGLALGAKAGLDPQQMFETISGTTGNSVAFQYSAPRILNREFDGIRMDITFKDVELQTQLAKSLGMPMFMANTALQVYQMARAKGLGNKDAVSAIQMYEEWTSVPVEARKK, encoded by the coding sequence ATGAGCAAGCAAGCGCGTGAGAAGACCGTCGCCTTCGTCGGCCTCGGCCAGATGGGCGGTCCCATGGCCGAGAACCTGCTGAAGAAGGGCCATGCCGTCGTGGTCTACGACATCGACAAGCGCAAGGTGTCGCGCTTCGTGGAGTTGGGTGCCCAGGCGGCCACGGGGCCGGCCGATGCTGCGCGCCAGGCGTGCGTGCTTATCTCCATGGTGGACACAACGGCCCAGATGGAGGAAGTGATCGCCGGGCCCGACGGCTTCATCCAGGCCGCGCAGGCCGGCGACGTGGTCATCAGCATGAGCACCATCGACCTGATGGCACTGCGCCGCCTCCATCCCAAGCTGATGCAGAAAGGCGTGGAACTGCTCGACTCTCCCGTGACCGGCATGGAGAAGGGCGCGAAGGAGGGCGTGCTAAACGCCTACGTCGGCGGCGATGCGGCGGCGCTGGAGAAGGTGCGCCCCGTGCTGGCCTCGATGGCTACCAAGATCACCCACTTCGGCGCCATCGGCCAGGGCCTGGCGATGAAGCTGATCAACAACATGCTGTTCCAGGTCAACCGCGTGCTGATCATGGAAGGGCTGGCGCTGGGCGCGAAAGCCGGCCTCGATCCGCAGCAGATGTTCGAGACGATCAGCGGCACCACCGGCAACAGCGTAGCCTTCCAGTACTCGGCCCCGCGCATCCTCAACCGTGAGTTCGACGGCATCCGCATGGACATCACCTTCAAGGACGTCGAGTTGCAGACCCAGCTCGCGAAGTCGCTGGGCATGCCAATGTTCATGGCGAACACCGCGCTGCAGGTCTACCAGATGGCCCGCGCCAAGGGGCTGGGTAACAAGGATGCCGTCTCGGCGATCCAGATGTACGAGGAGTGGACCAGCGTGCCGGTCGAGGCCCGCAAGAAGTGA
- a CDS encoding amidohydrolase family protein, protein METKDKPRRGMAPLLYVDEEWLALRTEEVLEPRLPIVDAHHHLWNRSGAYLEPQLAADLACGHNLRGTVYIECTSMYRAEGDPRFACVGEVEYANGVAALFASGYYGPVRACAGIVGKVDLTLGAFAEEVLRACMAHAPDRFRGIRHMAAWDASPKVNVLMRPPARDLLLDPRFREGFGKLAPLGLSFDAWVYHPQLPQLVSLIDAYPDTRVIVDHIGGLVHTGPYASRADESFREWKASLQALARQPNVFMKIGGLSMRMHGCDFIDRDLPPTSQELAQAWAPHVETCIEIFGADRCMFESNFPPDKCGVSAVVLWNAFKRLAAGCSEGEKANLFAGTAIRAYRLPEALAQ, encoded by the coding sequence ATGGAAACCAAGGACAAGCCGCGCAGGGGCATGGCGCCCCTGCTGTACGTGGACGAGGAGTGGCTGGCGCTGCGCACCGAGGAAGTGCTGGAGCCTCGGCTGCCGATCGTCGATGCCCATCACCATCTGTGGAACCGCTCGGGGGCTTACCTGGAGCCGCAGCTGGCGGCCGATCTCGCCTGCGGCCACAACCTGCGCGGCACGGTCTACATCGAGTGCACGTCCATGTACCGCGCCGAGGGCGACCCCCGCTTCGCCTGCGTCGGCGAGGTGGAATACGCCAATGGCGTGGCGGCACTCTTCGCGAGCGGCTACTACGGGCCGGTGCGGGCCTGCGCCGGCATCGTCGGCAAGGTGGACCTGACGCTGGGTGCCTTCGCCGAGGAGGTGCTGCGCGCCTGCATGGCGCACGCGCCGGACCGCTTCCGCGGCATCCGCCACATGGCGGCCTGGGACGCGAGCCCGAAAGTGAACGTGCTGATGCGGCCACCGGCGCGCGACCTGTTGCTCGATCCGCGCTTCCGGGAGGGCTTCGGGAAACTCGCGCCGCTGGGCCTGTCCTTCGACGCCTGGGTCTACCATCCCCAGCTGCCGCAACTGGTGTCGCTGATCGATGCATACCCGGACACGCGGGTCATCGTCGACCACATCGGCGGGCTGGTGCACACCGGCCCTTACGCGAGCCGCGCGGACGAATCCTTCCGCGAATGGAAGGCATCGCTGCAGGCGCTGGCGCGGCAGCCGAACGTGTTCATGAAGATCGGCGGCCTGAGCATGCGCATGCACGGCTGCGACTTCATCGATCGCGACCTGCCGCCGACCTCGCAGGAACTGGCGCAGGCCTGGGCGCCGCACGTGGAAACCTGCATCGAGATATTCGGCGCCGACCGCTGCATGTTCGAGAGCAACTTTCCGCCGGACAAGTGCGGCGTGTCGGCGGTGGTACTGTGGAACGCGTTCAAGCGGCTCGCGGCCGGCTGCTCGGAGGGCGAGAAGGCGAACCTGTTCGCGGGAACGGCGATTCGGGCGTATCGTTTGCCGGAGGCGCTCGCCCAATGA
- a CDS encoding ABC transporter ATP-binding protein, giving the protein MLKLQDVEMAYGAIRAIKGVSLEVRQGEVVAIIGSNGAGKTTLLKGIVGLERVAGGRILIDGKDCTDVPPHKRVALGLALSPEGRGVFADQSVQDNLLLGGYSQRKDRRKVEELVEREFARFPRLKERRQQMAGTLSGGEQQMLAISRALMSEPRLLLLDEPSLGLAPMVVADIFRSIRALRDSGLTIVLVEQMANKALAEADRAYVLETGRVTLQGAGRDLLKHPDVRAAYLGKH; this is encoded by the coding sequence GTGCTGAAGCTGCAGGACGTGGAAATGGCGTACGGCGCCATCAGGGCGATCAAGGGCGTGTCGCTCGAGGTGCGGCAAGGCGAGGTGGTCGCGATCATCGGCAGCAATGGCGCCGGTAAGACGACGCTGCTGAAGGGCATCGTCGGGCTGGAGCGCGTGGCGGGCGGCCGGATCCTGATCGACGGCAAGGACTGCACCGACGTGCCTCCGCACAAGCGCGTCGCGCTGGGCCTGGCGCTCTCGCCGGAGGGCCGCGGCGTGTTCGCGGACCAGAGCGTGCAGGACAACCTGCTGCTGGGCGGCTACTCGCAGCGCAAGGACAGGCGCAAGGTGGAGGAGCTGGTGGAGCGCGAGTTCGCCCGTTTCCCGCGCCTGAAGGAGCGGCGCCAGCAGATGGCGGGCACGCTCTCCGGCGGCGAGCAGCAGATGCTGGCCATCTCGCGCGCCCTCATGAGCGAGCCCCGGCTGCTGCTGCTGGACGAACCTTCGCTGGGGTTGGCTCCGATGGTGGTGGCGGACATCTTCCGCTCGATCCGTGCGCTGCGTGACTCGGGCCTGACGATCGTGCTGGTGGAACAGATGGCCAACAAGGCGCTGGCCGAAGCCGACCGCGCCTACGTGCTGGAGACCGGCCGCGTCACGCTACAAGGCGCGGGCCGGGACTTGCTGAAGCATCCCGACGTGCGCGCAGCCTATCTCGGCAAGCATTGA